One window of the Eschrichtius robustus isolate mEscRob2 chromosome X, mEscRob2.pri, whole genome shotgun sequence genome contains the following:
- the PLAC1 gene encoding placenta-specific protein 1, which yields MKVFKLIGGLVFLTSVFSACSGQNPMTVLCSIDWFIVTVHPFMLNNDVYVHFHELHLGLGCPANHVQPHAYQFTYRVMECGIRAKAVSQDMVLYNTELHYASKHTSSKYVIPVSCTAPQRSPWLTMPCARKAASEGAITTRDGETCCEVFTSSQSSRRPNCDCPPCVFNEEGQTRGPYHQAEAQEAHPVQFSSFVNTSENWSLRLDDQIASM from the coding sequence ATGAAAGTTTTCAAGTTGATAGGAGGGCTAGTCTTCCTCACCTCTGTGTTTTCGGCCTGTTCCGGACAAAATCCGATGACTGTTCTGTGCTCCATAGACTGGTTCATAGTCACCGTACACCCCTTCATGTTGAACAACGACGTATATGTGCACTTTCATGAGTTGCACTTGGGACTGGGTTGCCCTGCCAACCATGTTCAGCCCCATGCCTACCAGTTCACCTACCGTGTGATGGAATGTGGCATCAGGGCCAAGGCTGTCTCTCAGGACATGGTTCTCTACAACACCGAGCTGCACTATGCTTCCAAGCATACGTCGTCTAAGTACGTGATCCCAGTGTCCTGCACTGCCCCGCAACGTTCCCCGTGGCTCACGATGCCCTGCGCCAGGAAAGCAGCCAGCGAGGGAGCCATCACAACCCGGGATGGTGAGACGTGCTGTGAGGTGTTCACCTCGTCACAGTCCAGCCGAAGGCCCAACTGTGACTGTCCGCCTTGTGTCTTCAACGAAGAAGGGCAGACCCGGGGCCCATATCACCAAGCAGAGGCTCAGGAGGCCCATCCCGtgcagttttcttcctttgttaatACTTCTGAGAACTGGTCTCTTCGCCTGGATGATCAGATTGCGTCCATGTGA